The DNA region GGTGTATTGTGAATTCTGAGTTTTGATGTGTCATGGTATGTTTAGATTGTAGGACTCAATGTCAATCCTATGGGGGTGTCCTATCCTTGAGTGTGTTTATTGTCTGGCATGTACCCGCTGGGCGTGGAAGCGATGCCTCCACACAGCGGGTCATGACAGTGAGACTTGGGGCATTTCCACTGCTGAAGAATTTGAGCCTGTTCCTCGCCTTTGCCGCTACATTCTTGCTGTTTACGAAGATGACCTTCGATGCCCTCTTTGGGAACCACCCGGTGGGTATGGAATTAACCCAGATTGTTTAATCTTGAAAAAGACATATGAACATACCGGAGGTCTAGCTCCTCCGTATATATTGTATCTTGATCATGATCATGCCGATATAGTTCTTGCCTTCAGAGGCCTTAACTTGGCAAGAGAGAGTGACTATGCAGTTCTGATGGATAATAAGCTGGGTAAGAGGAAATTTGATGGCGGGTATGTTCACAACGGGCTATTGAAGGCTGCTCAATGGGTCATGGATGCAGAATGTGAAATGTTGAAAGATCTGGTGGAGAAGTATCCAAAATATACTTTGACTTTCACAGGACACTCCCTAGGGTCAGGTGTAGCAGCATTGTTAACAATGTTGGTAGTGAAGAACATGGATAGGTTGGGGGACATTGATCGGAAGAGGGTTAGGGGCTATGCTATTGCACCGGCGAGGTGTATGTCATTGAACTTAGCAGTCAGATATGCGGATGTCATCAATTCTGTTGTGCTTCAGGCAAGTTTTTAGTCCCTCTCtttgttcttattttttaaataagctTAAATGAGTATACATTTTATTGTGCTCCTGCAGCCTTAGATTTTATACTTATTAGCATCTTCTCTCTCATTGTTGTGTAAAATTTTCATCCCAAAATATTTTTCTGTGTTGGCGATGCGTGGAAGCTTGTTCATTTAGAAACTAAATAG from Malus domestica chromosome 01, GDT2T_hap1 includes:
- the LOC103455045 gene encoding uncharacterized protein; translation: MSILWGCPILECVYCLACTRWAWKRCLHTAGHDSETWGISTAEEFEPVPRLCRYILAVYEDDLRCPLWEPPGGYGINPDCLILKKTYEHTGGLAPPYILYLDHDHADIVLAFRGLNLARESDYAVLMDNKLGKRKFDGGYVHNGLLKAAQWVMDAECEMLKDLVEKYPKYTLTFTGHSLGSGVAALLTMLVVKNMDRLGDIDRKRVRGYAIAPARCMSLNLAVRYADVINSVVLQDDFLPRTATPLEDIFKSLFCLPCILSLRCMRDTCIPEEKMLKDPRRLYAPGRLYHIVERKPFRCGRFPPVVKTAVPVDGRFEHIVLSCNATSDHAIIWIEREAQRALDLLLEKDQIMEIPSKQKMERQETVAKEHSEEHKAALQRAVTLAVPHAYSPSPYGTFDEKDEEDHPNGSSGESSVGSTKKSKSFTARFFVRKE